ATCGAGAAAGCCAATCCCAAACTTTCTTATTGTTGGTATGGAAAATATGAGGTCCATATGTGTGTATCAAAACGCCATACTCATTATATTGATCATAGGCATGTCCAGCTATATGATTGTGTTTGTCAATAACAAGAACTTTTTCATTTTTTTCTTCTGCCAAACGGCGCGCTGTAACAGCACCTGCATATCCTGCACCAACTACAACGTTTTTTATTTTCATTTTTATCTCCTCTCAATTTCAATTTATCATCTGAATTTCATAGAACAATTTCCACTATATCTCTATAATGCCTTTTCACTTAAAAACTTATTAATAATTTCATATCTATTCTGTAATAAATTATCCCAATCTAATTCTTGAGCTCGTTTTATCCCATTGTTACTTAATTGATCATAGAGCGTTTTATTCTCAAAAATCATTTTAACCTTATCAATAAACTCTTGAACATCATATGAAATGGTTAACCCGGTTTGATAATCCTCTATATATCTTTTTGTTTCTCCTATGCGAGTAGCTATAACAGGTAATCCTGCCGCACCATATTCTACTACTTTTAAAGTAAATGCATATTTCATTAATGGAATAGGCTGAAATGTTGCAATACCTATATCTGCTTTGCTTAAATAATATGGTAATTCTTCGTAAGATTTTAATCCTAAAAACTCTACATTTTTTTCTACTCCTAACTGTTTAGCCATTTCTTTTAATTTCTTTTCGCTAGGTCCTTCTCCAATAATCAGATATTTTATATTAGGTATAATTTTGATTAATTGAGGCATTGCTTTAATTGGAAGATCTACCCCCGCCCAATCATCCAATTTACCCATATAGATCATGGTTAAATCATGTTCCGGCTTATGTTTTATACCATTATAAAATGTATTGAACTTAACGCCGTTTGGAATAACTTTTATCTCCTTTTTCGTATAAGTCCTTCTTAGTGTTCTCAACTCTTGCCCTACAGTAATGATCAAATCTGAATGTCTCATAACTATTTTTTCAAACATATTTACGATGATATTTCGAATTTTGGACTTTGTATAAAAACCAGGATAATAATCCATGTCTTCATATATTACAACAGATGATTTACGGAATAATTTGAGCATTAATGCTACTATGCCTCCCCACGGAGATTCAGCAACAATGTAATCATACTTTTTTTTGTTGATTTTATAAAATCTAAAAAACATTTTTAACGGGTTTGATATATGACCTAACCCATATTTCCAAGCCGGAATAGTACTGATACCGTAATATGTTTGCTTGCCTTCCTGAAATATATCAACATGCTTTTCCGGATCTTGCTTTACATAAATTATATCTATATTTTCTATATCATTTTGTTTTGTCATATATTGCACTATATGATGGGTTCTTTGAATCAACGTATTAAAATAATTCTGTATAAAACAAATATATAGTACAGACTTATGCTTATTATTCTTCAATGTATAACTGCCTCCATATTTGATCTTCATACTCTTTGTTTTCTTTGTACAATTTGAATATTTCAATATGATTTTTACTGCATTCGTTCTTAATCATATTATATATTTCCTCTTCATATTTTCGAGAAGATATGATGATCACATCTACTTCCTGCTCAATAGCATTTTGAAAAGAAATGATCTTATAGCCATATCTGCTTTGGCCTAAATACTTTGGATTAGAATCAATTAACCCGCCAATTTCCATGTTTTCAAAGGAGATATGTTTTAGTAATCTTTCTGTATGTTCTCCTGCCCCATAAATTGCTGCTTTCTTATATCCTTTGCGTACCCATTCTTTCTCTAAACTATTAAATAAATTGCTTAGTGAAAATTCATCTTGACCATTACTGTTTAATGTCATTTCAAACTCTTGCAACACTTCTTCAAAATTAATATTTAATTTATTCACTCTTGTTTTGGGTCTAACTTCAGAAATAATCGTGAATTCATTATCGAATATCCTTGTCCAATCAAATTCTTCTGCATACTTTCTACTATTTTTCTGACATTGTATATAAAAATTATGATCAGTCAACAGTTTTATAACCGCATCTGCAAATTCCTCTTCATTGCCTACAGTTAAGCCTGCTCCTGATTCATCTATAGCGTTCTTGATTTCTCCAAAATCACTTCCAATAACCGCTAGTCCACACGCAAAATATTCAATAATCTTTATTGGATGGGCCACTTTTGTTAGATTGCTTTCTTCAAAGGTTATAATACCTACTTTACATCTGTTCATTAATTCCGGTAACTTATTATGCTCTAATCTCCCCAAAAATTTAACATACTGCTCTATGTTTAAATCTTTAGTTAATTGCATTAATTCCTTTTCATACAAACCTTCTCCAACAATAATAAATTCTGTCTTAAATCCTCGGTCAATACACTGTTTCAATCCTCTTATTGCAAATTGAACCCCGGCCCACTCTTCTAATGCACCAATAAAAATTATTTTATCTTCCCTAGTACTATTGGATGAGCAATTAAAATTTTTTAAGATAACTCCATTGGGAGATATATAAATAGGAACATTGGTATGGCCTTGGCCTATTCTATAATCCTTTAAGCTCTCACTCACTGAAAAAATTACATCTGCATTATCTAACATATATCCTTCACATAACTCCATATAAGAAGTAATTTCAGGTGAATACAAAGAATAATATTGTGTAAAGTCATCCAGATCCTCATATACTAATACTTTTGCGACATTTTCTTTCTTTATGGATTCTACCAATGGCGCGGATAACGGATTGGTGAAAATGCAAATATCGAAATTCCTATTGGTAAAATTATTAAGAATATAATGTTTCATTAATTGAGAGTTTATTAATAGTTTCTTTTCTGCATCATAATGTTTACAGTAAGGAATACTTATATATGTTATATTATCTTCTTGTTCTTTGATCACTTCAAAATCAAACAGTTGATTCTTTAAATAAAGTTTTTTATTAAAATATAGGATTACCACGTTTTTAAAAGTATTTTTAAGATAATTAATTAAATGATGGGGCCGTTGAGTCATCATCTCATTTAAATCGAATTCTAAAACTAATAAAACGCTTTGATTTTTCACAATATTGCTCCTCTCATCTTGCCTATACAATAATAGTCTGAGTATATTACTCAGACTATTAATTTTAAATTAAAGTGCATAGATAATATCTTCAAGCGATATAATATCTAAATCTATTCCTTGGTTAATTAATTCTTCTTCTATTTTATCAAAATCATATATAGGCGTTACAATGATAGCATCTACATCATCTCTTTGAGAAATTTCATCCAATCCAACAACAGGAATATCATCTGCTCCTGAATAAATTTCTGCAGCGTTCTTATCAATAAAATAGGCTATATTAATGTCCGATGTTCTAAGCTCTTCATATAATCTGTTTCCTAATTCTCCCATGCCATAAATAGCTATATTTTTAATATCATTTTCTTTAAAATATTCTACAATTTCTATATGTTGATTTTTATTTTTAACCCATTGGTTGAGCACTTCATAATAATTTCTAAATCTCGATTCTAAATTTGAACTTTTATCAATTACTTTCTTTGCTGTCCAAAGCACTCCGCCTACTGCTGCAATAACACCCACATTAAAAATAGTCTTCCAAATCTTCAACTGAAACTCTCCTTCCATCGACAATCAAATAAACTCTTTATACTAAATATCGTCAAAAAACTTATTTCATTTAGTTTCCCTTAAGATATTCCTTACTTAAATATTTTAAAGAACTTAGAATATTGGTATTGTCTACTATACCTTTCCAGATCTATCGTATCATAGCCATTAATTTCATCTATCTTTCCATCTATAATGTCTTTTAATTTATTGAGAATATCATTTTCATCTTCTATATTTATGAAAATTCCTATATTTTCTTCTTCAACTATCCGAACTGCTTCCATACTTTGAGGGCCAATAACAATAATAGGCTTTCTAACGGATATATATTCATATAATCTTCCGGTCACCACTTCATCTGCTCCATAATAATTTGAGCAAAAAACTAATAGCCAATCCATTTCTTTCATCTTATTTAGTGCCTCTAAATGAGATACTGGTTTATGAATATTTATTATTTCTTTTATTTTTCCGCTTCTGAATTTCTTAAATTCTGTTGTTCCAAAAAGATGAAGGTTAATTTTTGAAGCATAATGACTATCATTCTGAAGTTTATTTAAAGCTCTCAAAAAGTTTGAAATATTTCTGTAAGGGTCGCTATCAGATACTGTTCCAAAGTGCCCTAATAATATACAATCTCCACTAATCTTATTATTCTTATTAATATAATCATCACTTAATGTAGATTGATCATATCCATTGGCAATTAAGGTTGATTTCTTAGAAATATCTATATTATATTTTTTTTCAACTTTTTTTAATATAGGTTGCGAAATAAAAGTAAAATGATCTGCATTTTTCAAAACTTTCTTTTCTAAAAATTCACTAATCCGCTGCGCTAAATAATTTTTCTTCATAAAAATTTCATTAGTATTCCAACTATCTCTATAATCTACAATTAAGTTTATACTTTTCCCAAAATATTTTTTCAGCTTTAATCCTACAAGTTGCATACTATGAGGAGGACTTGAAATAATCACGTTTTTTATTTTATACTTTTTTATCATTTTGACTGCACTTTTAAAATAACTATTGACTGAATATACATAAGCGTCTGGAATGGCGAATTCTTCAAATCCTCTCCCTATGTTTTTATTAAACGAATACAATATTCTCCAATATTTATCTTCTTTTTGCTTAACAGGATTATAAGAAATATGCATTTTATATAAAGAATCTTTATATCCAAAATAATTTAACTTTTTTTCTCCTTTTCCTGCCAATATAAAAACTTCACATCCGTTTTCTACAAGATATTCTCCAAGTTTTAATACTCTCATTACCCCACCAAGAGAATGACAGTAAGGTAAAAATTCTCTCGTAATGATCAGTACCTTCTTTTGCACATTATCCCCTCTTTCAGAAGCAAAATCTAAAATGCTTATCAAGTAGTACTTATTTCATATTGAATAGCTTATCTATCTTACTTACTAGCAAATATTCCTATAATATCAGAACTACTTAATTTATCCTTATCAGGAACCACTCTCGCACTTTTAAAATTAGTAGTCTTCAAAATATTTATCAACATATCGAAATCCATGAGGTGTTCAGCCCAATTACCTGTATAAGGATCACAAGTATTTGTAGGAAACTTTTTATCTATTTCAGGCAATACACCATTTTTTATATATTGATCAACACTTTTTTCTATATCTTGCTTTACCATTCCCCTGGTGTACTTTGATAATAATTGAATTTCATCTTGTTTAAGCTTTATATTATTTTGATCTATATATTGTTCTATAATTCTTTTCCTAACAGAGTGGTATGATTCTAATGTATCCCTTTGTTTCCATCCATAATATTTATTACGGCTCTCATTTTCCAGCTTTTTATGTTGTAACATGAGTTCATTTTTTATCTTTTTATTATATGGATTTGCTCCTGAAATCATAAATATAGTACACTTGTTATGAGCAATTTTATCAATGTTTAAAAAAAAGTATTTTATGTCATATATATGTTCGATAACATCATAAGAACCTATTGCATTAAAATAAATACCTGTATTTTTACAATATTGTATTATATCATCTAAATCCCCTTGAATATAATCTTTCCTCTTTAGATGAACTGCCTTAGCTATTACTGCCGCATCTCTACAAGATACATCATAAATATCATTATAATATACATTCTTTATTCCTGCCTCAAGAGCTAAAAGAGAAAGTAACCCTGTCCCTCCTCCATAATCCAAAAAGCAACATTTGCTTAGATCATAATTATATTTTGAAAGTATCCATGACAGTAAATATGAATATTTCTGAATTTCTATATAGAGTATTTTCTTTTTGTCTGTTAAATATTTTTTGTTATAATCTGAAATACCCAGCTTTGAAATATCTAAGTTTATGATCTTACGGTATAATCTTTCCGCTGCTATATTAATTTGTCGAACTAATTTTTTATTTCTTGGAATCGAGAATCCACATCCTGGATATAAGAAAGGAAACCAATAACCTAATAAATATTTACTCATATCAAATTTCTGTGTTTTTTGAATAATATTATTGTAATATATATTATTTATAATTCTTCTTAAATTGCTAAAAATAGATAAATATAAATCATTTACAATTCGTTTTGTTGGCATGATATTTTTCATTCTAAGCCCCTCTATCATTTAAGTATATATCCATCAATAAAAAATAAAGCTATTTTCCCCATCAGTGTTCCAAAAACTTAAAGTGCCTTACGAATGTATTATATTATATATGTTTTATAAAAAAGAAGGAAATGAAATAGTAATCTCTTTTCCTTTTTTCATATGCTTTCGTTCCTATTCTAATTTATATATATTAAATTTAAATAATGCATCACCATAGTTCATATAAACCCTAAACCTAAGCTCTCCATCTTTTACCAGTAATTCTTCGTTATTTAAAATCTCTTTCCATTCCGAATCATTACCACTACAATATTCTAATTTCATGTTCCCTTGATATGCTAATAGTACTTTTATTTTCTGAGCATTTACATGTATAGGTTTAAAAAAGATATACCCAGGTTGATTACCATACAATATATTATGGCAATTCCATTGTGATTCCGAGTTGCCATTATATTTATCATACCATCCAATATAACAATACTTCTTACTGTCTAATACCATACTTGAAGATCTCACATGTATTTTTAAGTTGCTTGTCATCCCCAGTTCAATAAGATCAAAAATTCCTTTTTTAGCATCTATCACTGCACATAAATTCGTTTCCATCAAACTATCTTTAGAATACTTAAATATTACATCTTGCTTTCCATTATTATATGTGTATGCATAAGTCAAATTCTTTCCTATTGAAAAAAGCAAATTTCCCTTACTCTGTAAAATCGCAGCATAATCGTCCTCTGTTTTTTCCTTAGCTTTATTAGCTAACTCATATCCTTCTTCTGAAAGAAAAACTAAATTTGTTGTACAATTATTACGATAAGTAAAATGAAATATTGCTATTGAATCTATCGCAGGATCAAAGGGTTCCATAAAAATTGCCCTTGATACATTGTGTAAAAATTGACCATTAGCAAGCATGGGTAAAAATTCTACTCCTTCTGCCTCCGACTCCACATTACCCATAACAGGGAAAAAGTTCTTTTCATTCATAGAATTTGCATTTAAATTATTACAAATAAAACGCAGCATACTTTTCTTGGAATCAATAGCATATATACCAGATATTTCTTGATCTATGTCTTCATAAAAATTTATTTCTTTAAGCAGTAAATATTTTTCTTCATACTTTCTAATCATTTCTCTAATATTTATATTTGCATCCATAATCGTTCTCCTTCTACAAAAGTACTTATACGCTAGATTACTCTAACTCATTTTATATGCTTTTAAAATAATATTGAGTGCTTTTTTCCCTTCATTCCCATCGATGTATGGACTGCTTAGTTTTACAATACTATCAATCACATTTCTATATAAAGAAATATGCCCTGACCCATAAATATTTTCAATTTCTCTATCGCATGCTTTTTGAACCTGCTCCAGACTATCTTTTCCGTCTTCGAACTGCCAAACTTGAACCTTATTAACCGCTTTTCCGCCAATGACAACCGTACCTTTTTCGCCTAGAATAGTCAAAGTTTCTTCTAAATTCTGTGGATAAACACATACTGTTCCTTCTACATTCCCTATAGCTCCATTTTTAAAGCGAATTTGCAAACTCCCGTAATCCTCCATCTCAATGTATGGGTGTGTGAAATTTCCAAGCATTGCATTTACCTGCTCAACTTCTCCCCCAAGCATCCACTGTAAAAGATCTATGTTGTGGATACATTGATTCATCAAACATCCCCCATCTTGCTTTTTTGTTCCTCTCCATGGAGCCTGCCTATAATACTCTTCATTTCTATTCCATAAAATCCTGGCATTTCCCGCAATGATTCGTCCAAATCTTCCTTCTTCCACAGCTTGACGCAATTTCTGGATAGCTGGATTAAATCGGTTTTGATGGCATACACAAAGCTTTACTTTATTTCTTTCTGAAGCTTCGATCATTCTATCTGCATCTTCTGTAGTCATTGCCATAGGTTTTTCTACTATTACATGTTTTCCTGCATTCATAGCATCAATTGAAATCTTTGCATGCTTTCCTGATTCCGTTGCAATCGCAACAATATCCACACTCGTATTTTTTAAAAGATCTTCATAATGTGTATATATCGTTGGTGTTTCAACTAATATTTCTTGCGCTGCCATTTTTTCAACATATTCTTCTGCTTTCTTTTTGGCTCGTTCCTCAATAATATCACATACGGCTATTAATCTTGCTTCAGGATGGTTATTGACAATTGCTTCAACATGTTTATAACTGATCCTTCCACAACCGATTATTGCAAAATTCATCATTACCATGGCCTCCGTATCTAAGTTGTAAATCATAGTATTTCTATGTTCTCTCGATTCTTTACGTTTTTCATTGCATTTTTTGTATCAAAAATAAATTTTGAATGCTTTGCAATATACTCATAATCATATACAGTGTGCATTGTCGTAATAATCACTAAATCTGCTGTTTCAAGGATGCCTTGAGTTAATTCTACAGAAGAATATGTTTTCCCTTTATGATGAAACTCAGGAATATATGGGTCATTATATATGATCTCTGCTCCCTGATTCTCTAAGTGTTCAATGACTTTTAATGCGGGCGACTCTCTTAAATCATCAATATCCTGTTTATAAGCAACGCCTAAGATCAATATCTTTGAACCTCTTAACGCTTTTGAAAAACGATTTAATATTTTCATACTTCTTTCCATTACAAACTCTGGCATGTAATTATTAATTTCTCCTGCTGTTTCAATTAGTCTCGTATGATAATTATATTCTCTTGCTTTCCATGTTAAATAAAATGGATCAATCGGAATACAGTGTCCTCCTAAGCCTGGTCCAGGATAAAATGCCATAAATCCATAGGGTTTCGTTTTTGCCGCTTCAATAACTTCCCACACATTAATGCCCATTTTGTGGCATAAGATCGCCATTTCATTAGCTAGTCCAATATTAATGTTTCTAAATGTATTTTCTAAAATTTTTTCCATTTCTGCTACTGCTGGTGAAGATACTTCAAAAACTTCACTTTCTAATACATTCCTATATAGGGCAGCTGCTACTTCTGTACTGTCTTTCCCAACGCCGCCAACAACTTTAGGCGTATTTTTTGTTTTATAGATCTTATTTCCCGGATCCACCCTTTCTGGTGAGAAGGCTAAATAAAAGTCTTTCTCACATTTTAATCCTGTAGATTCTAAAATAGGTTTAACAATCTCTTCTGTGGTCCCAGGATATGTAGTACTTTCTAAGACAACTAACATACCTTTGTGTAAATATTTAGCAATATCTCTCGTAGATTTTTCTACATAAGAAATATCTGGCTGAAAATGATCATCTAAAGGTGTGGGAACACAAATAGCTATACAATCCACTTCCCGTGTAAAACTAAATTCTTTAGTAGCTCTTAGATATCCGGACTGGACAACTTCTTTTAATTCATCACTTATGATATCTCCTATATAATTTATACCTTGATTGACCAGATCAACTTTTTTATCCTGTACATCAAACCCTATAACTTTATATCCGGCTTTAGCTTTTTCAACCGCAAGAGGTAATCCAACATATCCTAATCCTACAACCCCTATTACGGCAGTTTTGTTAATAATTTTACTAATTAACTCTTCTTTCATAACATTTTCTCCTTAAACTTAAATTCGATTTAATCTTTCATTCCATTTTTCTAATAAAATCATTTCTTTATCCGCTTCCATCTTTCTATTATATGGCAAAGAAATATCTACTTTTTGAAACATTTCCTTAGGCTTGCTTTCTACTTCTTTAATAACTTGAGGTAAAAGATTCACTTGAAACTCATGTAGTCTTAAGGATACGTCAATTAATGTATCATCTTTATAAATCGGCACTTCTTTTTTCATTATAATTCTTCCTGCATCTATCTTACTGTCAATTAAATGCGCTGTAACCCCTATAGGTAAGTCATTATATATTGCCCATTTTAATGCATCCAGTCCTCTAACTTCAGGCAATATCCCCGGATGAAAATTTATAATCCCAATCTTAACACTTTCAATAATATTTTGCTTCAAAATTCGTGCACCTGCAATAATACCTAAATCAATATCATACTTGTTTAATAACTCTTCACATTCCTCA
This is a stretch of genomic DNA from Defluviitalea raffinosedens. It encodes these proteins:
- a CDS encoding nucleotide sugar dehydrogenase, producing the protein MKEELISKIINKTAVIGVVGLGYVGLPLAVEKAKAGYKVIGFDVQDKKVDLVNQGINYIGDIISDELKEVVQSGYLRATKEFSFTREVDCIAICVPTPLDDHFQPDISYVEKSTRDIAKYLHKGMLVVLESTTYPGTTEEIVKPILESTGLKCEKDFYLAFSPERVDPGNKIYKTKNTPKVVGGVGKDSTEVAAALYRNVLESEVFEVSSPAVAEMEKILENTFRNINIGLANEMAILCHKMGINVWEVIEAAKTKPYGFMAFYPGPGLGGHCIPIDPFYLTWKAREYNYHTRLIETAGEINNYMPEFVMERSMKILNRFSKALRGSKILILGVAYKQDIDDLRESPALKVIEHLENQGAEIIYNDPYIPEFHHKGKTYSSVELTQGILETADLVIITTMHTVYDYEYIAKHSKFIFDTKNAMKNVKNRENIEIL
- a CDS encoding glycosyltransferase family 4 protein, giving the protein MKNQSVLLVLEFDLNEMMTQRPHHLINYLKNTFKNVVILYFNKKLYLKNQLFDFEVIKEQEDNITYISIPYCKHYDAEKKLLINSQLMKHYILNNFTNRNFDICIFTNPLSAPLVESIKKENVAKVLVYEDLDDFTQYYSLYSPEITSYMELCEGYMLDNADVIFSVSESLKDYRIGQGHTNVPIYISPNGVILKNFNCSSNSTREDKIIFIGALEEWAGVQFAIRGLKQCIDRGFKTEFIIVGEGLYEKELMQLTKDLNIEQYVKFLGRLEHNKLPELMNRCKVGIITFEESNLTKVAHPIKIIEYFACGLAVIGSDFGEIKNAIDESGAGLTVGNEEEFADAVIKLLTDHNFYIQCQKNSRKYAEEFDWTRIFDNEFTIISEVRPKTRVNKLNINFEEVLQEFEMTLNSNGQDEFSLSNLFNSLEKEWVRKGYKKAAIYGAGEHTERLLKHISFENMEIGGLIDSNPKYLGQSRYGYKIISFQNAIEQEVDVIIISSRKYEEEIYNMIKNECSKNHIEIFKLYKENKEYEDQIWRQLYIEE
- a CDS encoding nucleoside-diphosphate sugar epimerase/dehydratase; its protein translation is MKIWKTIFNVGVIAAVGGVLWTAKKVIDKSSNLESRFRNYYEVLNQWVKNKNQHIEIVEYFKENDIKNIAIYGMGELGNRLYEELRTSDINIAYFIDKNAAEIYSGADDIPVVGLDEISQRDDVDAIIVTPIYDFDKIEEELINQGIDLDIISLEDIIYAL
- a CDS encoding glycosyltransferase — translated: MRVLKLGEYLVENGCEVFILAGKGEKKLNYFGYKDSLYKMHISYNPVKQKEDKYWRILYSFNKNIGRGFEEFAIPDAYVYSVNSYFKSAVKMIKKYKIKNVIISSPPHSMQLVGLKLKKYFGKSINLIVDYRDSWNTNEIFMKKNYLAQRISEFLEKKVLKNADHFTFISQPILKKVEKKYNIDISKKSTLIANGYDQSTLSDDYINKNNKISGDCILLGHFGTVSDSDPYRNISNFLRALNKLQNDSHYASKINLHLFGTTEFKKFRSGKIKEIINIHKPVSHLEALNKMKEMDWLLVFCSNYYGADEVVTGRLYEYISVRKPIIVIGPQSMEAVRIVEEENIGIFINIEDENDILNKLKDIIDGKIDEINGYDTIDLERYSRQYQYSKFFKIFK
- a CDS encoding formyltransferase family protein, which codes for MNIAVFAYNFPHKKTQDFLFRLLLENIDVKCVLASDFVELNLTESILRVKPRHIDLVHPQRICERFNIPYYNVMHNSEECEELLNKYDIDLGIIAGARILKQNIIESVKIGIINFHPGILPEVRGLDALKWAIYNDLPIGVTAHLIDSKIDAGRIIMKKEVPIYKDDTLIDVSLRLHEFQVNLLPQVIKEVESKPKEMFQKVDISLPYNRKMEADKEMILLEKWNERLNRI
- a CDS encoding Gfo/Idh/MocA family protein; the encoded protein is MMNFAIIGCGRISYKHVEAIVNNHPEARLIAVCDIIEERAKKKAEEYVEKMAAQEILVETPTIYTHYEDLLKNTSVDIVAIATESGKHAKISIDAMNAGKHVIVEKPMAMTTEDADRMIEASERNKVKLCVCHQNRFNPAIQKLRQAVEEGRFGRIIAGNARILWNRNEEYYRQAPWRGTKKQDGGCLMNQCIHNIDLLQWMLGGEVEQVNAMLGNFTHPYIEMEDYGSLQIRFKNGAIGNVEGTVCVYPQNLEETLTILGEKGTVVIGGKAVNKVQVWQFEDGKDSLEQVQKACDREIENIYGSGHISLYRNVIDSIVKLSSPYIDGNEGKKALNIILKAYKMS
- a CDS encoding glycosyltransferase family 4 protein, producing MTKQNDIENIDIIYVKQDPEKHVDIFQEGKQTYYGISTIPAWKYGLGHISNPLKMFFRFYKINKKKYDYIVAESPWGGIVALMLKLFRKSSVVIYEDMDYYPGFYTKSKIRNIIVNMFEKIVMRHSDLIITVGQELRTLRRTYTKKEIKVIPNGVKFNTFYNGIKHKPEHDLTMIYMGKLDDWAGVDLPIKAMPQLIKIIPNIKYLIIGEGPSEKKLKEMAKQLGVEKNVEFLGLKSYEELPYYLSKADIGIATFQPIPLMKYAFTLKVVEYGAAGLPVIATRIGETKRYIEDYQTGLTISYDVQEFIDKVKMIFENKTLYDQLSNNGIKRAQELDWDNLLQNRYEIINKFLSEKAL